One Pararge aegeria chromosome 4, ilParAegt1.1, whole genome shotgun sequence DNA segment encodes these proteins:
- the LOC120637903 gene encoding uncharacterized protein LOC120637903, with product MVQILSIMFAYFMVLLVVGTSAQRPTVRQGPLSYVQARNAFARATLYLQERLPDRQTNITDPETSKQFNFGILAGVTLALVKAFYATTSEYDPLRVLQKSVPESWEDYNAVSRSVNAVLAEANAKIRPITTLIDTLCPTTDTVEACNHEVHERVIHSTYLGHRAKFLLQLGRAAATINRKAKLLDNVAAKNNAVPYLFKLVVSTPFEVFIAELTRAYEFIRPRKLKYRRSHFASQQ from the exons ATGGTACAGATATTAAGCATCATGTTTGCTTACTTTATGGTATTGTTAGTGGTGGGAACCAGTGCTCAAAGGCCGACGGTCAGACAAGGTCCGCTTTCGTACGTCCAAGCCAGAAATGCTTTCGCACGCGCGACACTGTATTTACAAGAAAGACT GCCAGACAGACAAACTAACATAACAGATCCAGAAACGAGTAAACAATTCAACTTCGGAATCCTCGCTGGTGTTACCCTCGCTTTGGTTAAAGCATTTTACGCCACAACCTCTGAATACGACCCACTGAGGGTATTGCAAAAATCAGTTCCAGAATCGTGGGAGGACTACAACGCGGTATCTAGGAGTGTTAACGCTGTTCTAGCGGAGGCAAATGCTAAGATTCGGCCG ATTACAACACTGATAGATACACTGTGCCCAACAACTGATACCGTGGAAGCCTGCAACCACGAAGTCCACGAGCGCGTGATTCACAGCACATACCTCGGACATCGAGCCAAATTCCTCCTCCAGTTAGGTAGAGCAGCGGCAACGATCAATAGAAAGGCGAAGCTTCTAGATAATGTAGCAGCTAAAAACAACGCAGTGCCTTATCTCTTTAAATTAGTAGTTAGTACTCCTTTTGAGGTGTTTATAGCTGAATTGACGCGGGCCTATGAATTTATACGACCAAGAAAACTGAAATATCGTCGCTCTCACTTTGCAAGTCAACAATGA
- the LOC120637838 gene encoding uncharacterized protein LOC120637838, with translation MWGLFVLLAVGGASALRSSSAAIPPYVQARSAFTHSRLYLQQKVPHDRNSYGNSNTRNHLAMGIVVAVTAAIAKNSSEGGTEYDALSILDETVPQVWENYNEVSKGVNQILAEAHAKIQPITSLIDALCRTTDSVEMCNMQVNERVSNSDGYIKRRAKLLVALGRVSNLLTKREKELNHMAKGFTSIPYLLQQLEKPTFKNLLRELGDVYILLRKNDVGPF, from the exons ATGTGGGGCTTATTCGTGTTACTCGCGGTGGGAGGCGCTAGCGCCCTGAGAAGCAGTAGCGCAGCTATTCCGCCATACGTCCAGGCAAGATCTGCTTTCACGCACTCCCGATTATATCTGCAACAGAAGGT GCCCCATGATCGAAATAGCTATGGAAATTCCAACACGCGGAACCATTTGGCGATGGGCATCGTGGTAGCTGTAACGGCGGCCATAGCAAAGAACAGCAGCGAAGGCGGGACAGAATACGACGCATTGAGTATACTAGACGAGACCGTGCCACAGGTGTGGGAGAACTATAACGAAGTGTCTAAGGGCGTCAATCAGATATTGGCCGAGGCCCATGCTAAAATCCAACCG atCACCTCGCTAATAGATGCATTGTGCCGCACAACAGACTCCGTGGAAATGTGCAATATGCAGGTAAATGAGAGGGTCAGCAACTCCGACGGCTACATCAAGCGAAGAGCCAAACTCCTCGTTGCACTGGGCAGAGTATCGAACCTGCTCACCAAACGCGAAAAGGAGCTGAACCACATGGCGAAAGGGTTCACATCTATACCGTACCTGTTGCAGCAACTGGAAAAACCAACATTCAAAAATTTGCTAAGGGAATTGGGCGATGTTTACATATTGCTGCGCAAAAATGATGTCGGTCCCTTCTAA